In Sporosarcina sp. PTS2304, a genomic segment contains:
- the gmk gene encoding guanylate kinase: MYKHRGLLIVLSGPSGVGKGTVRKELFSSPGTNYEYSISMTTRNPREGEVDGVDYFFRSREVFEEMIQDGKLLEYAEYVGNYYGTPLDYVNETLDAGRDVFLEIEVVGAAQVREKVPNGLFIFLAPPSISHLESRLIGRGTEASDIIADRVLKAREELEMMHLYDYVVENDEVSKACDRVNAIVTAEHCRRERVEKRYLQMLEGE; the protein is encoded by the coding sequence ATGTACAAACATCGAGGACTCTTAATCGTCCTTTCAGGTCCATCTGGCGTTGGTAAAGGAACGGTTCGTAAAGAACTTTTTTCAAGCCCAGGTACCAATTATGAATATTCTATCTCCATGACTACTAGAAACCCGAGAGAAGGCGAAGTAGACGGCGTAGATTATTTCTTCCGATCAAGAGAAGTGTTTGAAGAAATGATTCAAGACGGAAAACTTCTTGAATATGCCGAATACGTGGGGAATTATTATGGAACACCACTTGACTATGTCAATGAAACACTTGATGCGGGACGTGATGTGTTTCTTGAAATTGAAGTTGTCGGTGCAGCACAAGTTCGGGAAAAAGTACCGAACGGTTTGTTTATCTTTTTAGCGCCACCAAGTATAAGCCATTTAGAGAGTCGTTTGATTGGAAGAGGTACAGAAGCGTCTGATATTATTGCAGATCGTGTACTTAAAGCGAGAGAAGAATTAGAAATGATGCATTTGTACGATTATGTAGTAGAAAATGATGAGGTTTCTAAAGCATGTGACCGTGTCAATGCGATTGTAACAGCAGAGCATTGCCGCAGAGAACGTGTGGAAAAGAGATACTTACAGATGTTGGAGGGAGAATAA
- the rpoZ gene encoding DNA-directed RNA polymerase subunit omega, translated as MLYPSVDSLKGKVDSKYTLVTLAAKRAREIQEQRNELLHSYRSVKSVGRALEEVAAGVLINQVADENIIYEDEV; from the coding sequence ATGTTATATCCATCAGTTGACTCATTAAAAGGTAAGGTAGATTCGAAATATACATTGGTTACATTAGCTGCAAAACGTGCACGTGAAATACAGGAACAGCGCAATGAGTTATTACATTCTTACCGTTCAGTAAAAAGCGTCGGAAGAGCACTTGAAGAAGTTGCAGCCGGTGTATTAATCAACCAAGTAGCCGATGAAAATATTATTTATGAAGACGAAGTTTGA
- the coaBC gene encoding bifunctional phosphopantothenoylcysteine decarboxylase/phosphopantothenate--cysteine ligase CoaBC: MLNDKNILLCVTGGIAVYKAVALVSKLSQAGANVKVVMTDSAKEFVQPLSFQVMSRNDVYFDTFDEKDSRVIAHIDLADWADLVVVAPATANVIGKLANGIADDMVTTILLATEADVWIAPAMNVHMYAHPAVKRNIAQLHADGYQFIEPSEGFLACGYVGKGRLEEPERITELVAQYFDQEKVQPLAGKKVVITAGPTRERIDPVRYVSNFSSGKMGYAMAAAAQQMGANTVLISGPVELSVPPGVRVVYVESAAQMYDAVLHEYDDASIVVKSAAVADYRPKSIHEQKMKKKVGDDTLELERTTDILQSLGDRKQQQVLIGFAAETTDVIAYGKKKLESKNLDYIIVNDVTDPGGGFGSDTNVVTLLSREGVTTPFQAMAKDQLAIRLFETIIQQESDKLHVR, from the coding sequence ATGTTAAACGATAAAAATATTTTACTTTGTGTCACAGGTGGAATCGCGGTTTATAAAGCTGTTGCCTTAGTGAGTAAATTGTCTCAAGCAGGCGCAAACGTAAAAGTTGTCATGACTGACTCAGCAAAAGAATTTGTTCAACCGTTATCATTTCAAGTGATGTCTAGAAATGATGTCTATTTCGATACGTTCGATGAAAAAGATTCGCGTGTAATAGCACATATTGATTTAGCGGATTGGGCAGATTTAGTCGTTGTCGCTCCTGCTACAGCAAACGTCATCGGTAAACTGGCAAATGGCATTGCAGATGATATGGTAACGACTATTTTATTAGCTACTGAAGCTGATGTATGGATTGCACCCGCTATGAATGTTCATATGTATGCCCATCCTGCGGTGAAAAGAAATATTGCGCAGTTACATGCGGACGGCTACCAATTTATCGAACCTTCGGAAGGCTTTTTGGCCTGTGGGTATGTTGGGAAAGGGCGTTTGGAAGAGCCAGAGCGAATTACTGAACTCGTGGCACAATACTTTGATCAAGAGAAAGTGCAACCGCTGGCGGGAAAAAAGGTCGTCATAACGGCAGGGCCCACTAGAGAGCGCATCGATCCGGTTCGATATGTATCGAATTTCTCCAGTGGGAAAATGGGGTATGCGATGGCTGCAGCTGCACAGCAAATGGGTGCAAATACAGTACTCATTTCAGGCCCGGTTGAACTTTCTGTACCCCCTGGTGTGCGAGTTGTGTATGTGGAAAGCGCGGCACAAATGTATGACGCGGTTCTTCATGAATATGATGATGCATCGATAGTCGTTAAATCTGCAGCAGTCGCGGATTATCGTCCGAAGTCGATACATGAACAAAAAATGAAGAAAAAAGTCGGTGATGATACATTGGAACTCGAACGTACGACAGATATTTTACAATCACTCGGAGATCGCAAACAACAGCAAGTGTTAATCGGTTTCGCGGCAGAAACGACAGACGTCATCGCATATGGGAAAAAGAAATTAGAATCTAAAAACTTGGATTATATTATCGTTAATGATGTGACTGATCCCGGCGGGGGATTCGGGAGTGATACGAATGTGGTGACGCTGCTTTCTAGAGAAGGAGTAACGACACCTTTTCAAGCGATGGCGAAAGATCAGCTCGCTATTCGATTGTTTGAAACGATCATTCAACAAGAAAGCGATAAACTACATGTACGCTGA
- the priA gene encoding primosomal protein N', producing MYAEVIVDVAAYPIDRPFDYAVPKKWQSILEPGVRVKVPFGSRKVVGYVTNTKMDSELDPEKIKSIVEIIDLEPVLSKELLALSKWMAADTIAYEIDALQVMLPAAMRAKYEKVMRVRSPELLDESFRAFIGNREQVTLKALQDADLLKETKSYSERGIVQIDTAIQQKTKIKKVRMIHIPDVDRLEVALTETHPNAKKQAELLRWLMKHASQSIEASKILHEANITATVLKALLDKQIIEQSQMEVYRELDAPKMKDSGKPEYLTDEQQVALSAIEQASDRDQQETFLLHGITGSGKTEIYLQAIDHVLKKGKEAIVLVPEISLTPQMTARFKGRFGELVAVLHSGLSSGEKYDEWRRIHRGEVKVAIGARSAVFAPFTNVGLLILDEEHESTYKQEESPRYHARDVAIWRADYHQCPVILGSATPALESYARATKDVYTLLTLTERAKQQALPSVEVVDMREELKTGNRSMFSVALTEAMKERLARKEQIVLLLNKRGFSSFVLCRDCGTVVECPNCDISLTYHRSTESLKCHYCGHEERVPLECPQCESEHIRFFGTGTQKAQEELFKLLPEARVIRMDVDTTNTKGAHERLLHDFGEGKADILLGTQMIAKGLDFPRITLVGVLAADTSLHLADFRAAEKTFQLLTQVSGRAGRDQLPGEVVIQTYDPDHYAIELSKSQEYVPFYELEMDRRRQLGYPPYYYVTVVQFSHEDVLKAADYAHKGTTFLAERLSPNTIIIGPTAAAISRLNNRYRYQCLIKYKQEPALIPILQQLLKHYKMNWAKDGLAMSINREPTAIF from the coding sequence ATGTACGCTGAAGTCATTGTGGATGTGGCAGCTTATCCAATCGATCGTCCATTTGATTATGCAGTACCAAAGAAATGGCAGAGTATTCTAGAACCGGGAGTACGAGTGAAAGTTCCATTTGGTTCGCGTAAAGTAGTAGGCTACGTAACGAACACGAAAATGGATAGTGAACTGGATCCTGAAAAAATCAAATCAATCGTTGAGATTATAGATTTAGAGCCGGTTTTATCGAAAGAACTATTAGCTTTGTCAAAATGGATGGCTGCCGATACAATCGCTTATGAGATAGATGCTCTTCAAGTAATGTTGCCGGCAGCTATGCGTGCCAAATATGAAAAAGTTATGCGTGTACGATCGCCAGAATTACTGGACGAATCGTTTCGCGCATTTATAGGAAACAGAGAACAAGTGACGTTAAAAGCATTACAAGATGCGGATTTATTAAAGGAAACAAAAAGTTATAGTGAACGTGGCATTGTTCAAATCGATACCGCCATCCAACAAAAAACAAAGATTAAAAAAGTCCGAATGATTCATATTCCGGACGTTGACAGATTGGAAGTCGCGTTGACAGAAACTCATCCAAACGCAAAAAAACAAGCTGAGTTGTTACGTTGGCTCATGAAGCACGCCTCTCAATCTATCGAAGCGAGTAAGATTTTACATGAAGCAAATATAACCGCAACTGTATTAAAAGCCTTACTTGATAAGCAAATAATCGAACAATCACAAATGGAAGTATATCGCGAACTTGACGCACCTAAAATGAAGGATAGCGGAAAACCTGAATACTTGACGGATGAACAACAAGTCGCTTTATCAGCCATTGAACAGGCTAGTGACCGTGATCAGCAAGAAACATTCCTCTTACACGGCATTACAGGAAGTGGAAAGACGGAAATTTATTTGCAGGCAATTGATCATGTGTTGAAGAAAGGCAAAGAAGCTATCGTGTTAGTTCCGGAAATTTCCTTAACCCCACAAATGACTGCTCGTTTTAAGGGAAGATTTGGGGAATTGGTAGCAGTGTTACACAGCGGACTATCATCGGGTGAAAAATATGATGAATGGCGCAGAATTCATAGAGGAGAAGTGAAAGTGGCGATTGGTGCACGATCCGCTGTTTTTGCTCCTTTTACGAATGTAGGCTTACTTATACTCGATGAAGAACACGAATCCACATACAAACAAGAAGAATCTCCGAGATACCATGCTCGTGATGTAGCTATTTGGCGGGCAGACTATCATCAGTGTCCAGTCATTTTAGGCAGTGCTACACCTGCATTGGAATCTTATGCACGAGCGACAAAAGATGTGTATACGTTACTGACATTAACCGAGCGAGCGAAACAACAAGCATTGCCCAGTGTGGAAGTAGTAGATATGCGGGAGGAGCTGAAAACAGGAAATCGTTCCATGTTTTCTGTAGCATTGACAGAAGCGATGAAAGAACGGCTGGCACGTAAAGAGCAGATTGTCTTATTACTAAATAAACGAGGATTTTCCAGCTTTGTACTTTGCAGAGATTGCGGCACCGTTGTGGAATGTCCGAACTGCGATATTTCATTAACGTATCATCGTTCAACAGAGAGCCTGAAGTGTCATTATTGCGGACATGAAGAACGAGTTCCGTTAGAATGTCCACAATGTGAAAGCGAACATATTCGCTTTTTTGGAACGGGTACGCAAAAAGCGCAGGAAGAATTATTTAAATTATTACCTGAAGCCCGTGTCATTCGAATGGATGTCGATACGACGAATACAAAAGGCGCTCATGAACGCCTACTTCATGATTTTGGTGAAGGAAAAGCAGACATCCTACTCGGTACACAAATGATAGCTAAAGGCTTAGATTTTCCTCGCATTACATTGGTAGGTGTACTAGCAGCAGACACATCACTTCATTTGGCAGACTTTCGCGCAGCTGAAAAAACATTTCAATTATTGACGCAAGTGAGTGGACGGGCGGGCCGTGATCAATTACCTGGTGAAGTAGTGATTCAAACATATGATCCGGATCACTATGCTATTGAGCTATCCAAATCCCAAGAATATGTACCATTTTACGAACTAGAAATGGATAGAAGAAGACAACTGGGCTATCCTCCTTACTATTATGTAACCGTTGTGCAATTCAGCCATGAAGATGTGCTAAAAGCGGCTGATTACGCACATAAAGGAACGACTTTCCTGGCAGAGCGCCTGTCCCCCAATACCATAATCATCGGACCAACCGCCGCAGCGATTAGCCGTCTCAATAATAGATATCGCTATCAATGTTTGATAAAATATAAGCAAGAACCCGCTCTCATTCCCATTTTACAACAATTGCTAAAACATTATAAAATGAACTGGGCAAAAGACGGATTAGCAATGTCCATAAACAGAGAACCAACAGCAATATTTTAA
- the def gene encoding peptide deformylase, whose translation MAILKIVKHPSPILTTPCKEVTVFDEKLGKLLDDMYETMVENDGVGIAAPQVGESIRAAIVEFDEEQDIIEMINPVVTGTGGTEVEVEGCLSFPGLFGEVERPFHVRIEAQERDGKLYELEAEGYEARAILHEIDHLNGILFDKKIQRVVDPSEFEEEEDEE comes from the coding sequence GTGGCAATTTTAAAAATAGTAAAACATCCATCCCCCATCCTTACAACTCCTTGTAAAGAAGTAACGGTATTTGACGAGAAATTAGGGAAGCTGTTGGATGATATGTATGAAACGATGGTAGAAAATGACGGTGTAGGAATAGCAGCACCTCAAGTAGGCGAGTCGATTCGTGCGGCAATTGTAGAATTTGATGAAGAACAAGATATTATTGAAATGATTAACCCAGTTGTGACAGGCACGGGCGGCACAGAAGTTGAAGTAGAAGGGTGTCTCAGCTTTCCAGGACTCTTTGGCGAAGTAGAACGTCCTTTCCACGTTCGCATCGAAGCGCAAGAGCGTGATGGTAAATTGTACGAGTTGGAAGCAGAAGGTTATGAAGCACGCGCTATTCTACACGAAATTGATCACTTGAACGGAATTTTATTTGATAAGAAAATTCAGCGAGTAGTAGATCCTTCTGAATTTGAAGAGGAGGAAGACGAAGAGTGA
- the fmt gene encoding methionyl-tRNA formyltransferase: MTKIIFMGTPQFSVSVLTMLVDEGYDIKAVVTQPDRPVGRKRVLTPPPVKEEAIRLGLPVIQPEKLTGSDELKEIIELQPDLIITAAFGQLLPKELLDTPKLGCINVHASLLPKYRGGAPIHQAIIDGETETGVTIMYMAEKLDAGDIISQVVTPIKETDDTGSMFTKLSVAGTALLKETLPSIIEGTNIRTVQDESFVTFARNISREQERIDWTSSARAIYNQVRGLHPWPVAYTTFSNEQVKIWWGKVEDQVSEAKPGQIIALEKDRIIVQTGNGAFAITDLQPAGKKRMTATVFLNGIGSKWQVGDQFE; the protein is encoded by the coding sequence GTGACAAAAATTATATTTATGGGTACCCCACAATTCTCTGTTTCTGTGCTGACTATGTTAGTGGATGAAGGGTATGATATTAAAGCAGTAGTTACGCAACCAGACCGGCCGGTAGGAAGAAAAAGAGTATTGACTCCACCGCCAGTAAAAGAAGAAGCTATACGTCTTGGCTTACCTGTAATTCAGCCTGAAAAACTGACAGGTTCTGATGAGCTGAAGGAAATAATTGAATTACAGCCAGACTTGATCATTACAGCAGCATTTGGTCAGTTGCTCCCTAAAGAATTATTAGATACACCGAAATTGGGTTGCATCAACGTGCATGCATCGTTATTACCGAAATATCGTGGCGGAGCACCCATTCATCAAGCAATTATAGATGGTGAAACAGAAACAGGCGTGACGATTATGTATATGGCGGAAAAACTAGATGCAGGTGATATTATTTCACAAGTAGTTACACCGATTAAAGAAACAGATGATACGGGCAGTATGTTCACAAAGTTATCTGTTGCAGGAACGGCTTTGCTAAAAGAAACATTGCCATCGATTATTGAAGGAACGAATATACGAACAGTACAAGATGAATCATTTGTGACATTTGCAAGAAATATTTCAAGAGAACAAGAACGTATTGATTGGACGTCTTCAGCACGTGCGATTTATAACCAAGTGAGAGGTTTACATCCTTGGCCAGTTGCATATACCACATTTTCAAATGAGCAAGTGAAAATTTGGTGGGGAAAAGTAGAAGATCAAGTGTCAGAAGCAAAACCCGGACAAATCATTGCACTAGAGAAGGATCGGATCATCGTGCAAACCGGAAACGGTGCATTTGCGATTACAGACCTACAACCGGCAGGAAAAAAACGAATGACTGCCACCGTATTCTTAAATGGGATCGGATCTAAATGGCAAGTGGGAGACCAATTTGAATGA
- the rsmB gene encoding 16S rRNA (cytosine(967)-C(5))-methyltransferase RsmB, giving the protein MTHYKKKIWRGNVRDAALSILMDIENEQAFSNLLLHKTIELYDLPQKDRALLTELTYGTLQHQMTLDYYLAPFVRGKLQPWVRQLLRMSVYQIIFLTKIPEHAVVNEAVKIANKRGHKGVSSMVNGILRTILREGVPALDEIEDPIERLSIETSHPQWLIRRWIEQYGIEEATAIAVVNNMPPVTTARINTTKTNRGEVIGLLKKEGVIASPGNLTAHSIQVESGNLALTDAYKQGLLTVQDESSMLPALALQVEPGMEVLDMCAAPGGKTTHIAERMKNDGVIQAHDLHPHKLRLIEQNAQRLGLTSIRTASGDSRKLLETYAPQSFDRVLVDAPCSGLGVIRRKPEIKYKKTVQDLENLAQIQKDLLTVASQLVKKDGLLVYSTCTIEQTENQGIIEWFLKQKSDFELVPLQIIDQEDAREYVQILPHQYESDGFFVAALRRKN; this is encoded by the coding sequence ATGACACATTATAAAAAGAAGATTTGGCGTGGAAATGTACGTGATGCCGCTTTATCTATTTTAATGGATATTGAAAATGAGCAGGCATTCAGTAATTTACTACTGCATAAAACGATTGAATTATACGACCTGCCTCAAAAAGACCGTGCATTATTAACGGAGCTGACGTATGGGACATTGCAACATCAAATGACATTAGATTATTATTTAGCTCCGTTCGTACGCGGAAAGTTACAGCCGTGGGTTCGTCAGTTATTGCGCATGTCTGTCTATCAAATCATTTTCCTGACGAAAATACCTGAACATGCAGTTGTCAATGAAGCTGTAAAAATCGCTAACAAACGTGGACATAAGGGAGTATCCTCAATGGTAAACGGAATCTTGCGGACAATTTTACGCGAAGGTGTACCTGCATTAGACGAAATTGAAGATCCAATCGAGCGATTATCGATTGAAACAAGTCATCCGCAATGGCTTATCAGACGGTGGATTGAGCAGTATGGAATAGAAGAAGCTACAGCTATTGCGGTGGTCAATAATATGCCTCCTGTAACGACTGCGAGAATTAACACAACGAAAACTAATAGAGGCGAAGTCATTGGCTTACTAAAAAAAGAAGGCGTTATTGCTTCACCGGGCAACTTGACTGCTCATAGTATTCAAGTGGAATCAGGGAATTTAGCCTTGACAGATGCGTATAAGCAAGGATTACTAACCGTGCAGGATGAAAGTTCAATGTTACCGGCATTAGCGTTACAAGTTGAACCAGGCATGGAAGTGTTGGATATGTGTGCAGCACCGGGCGGTAAAACTACTCATATTGCTGAGCGCATGAAAAATGACGGAGTAATCCAGGCACATGACCTTCATCCACATAAACTTCGGTTAATTGAACAAAATGCCCAAAGATTAGGATTGACTTCCATTCGTACAGCGAGCGGTGATAGTAGAAAGTTACTCGAAACCTACGCTCCTCAATCATTCGACAGAGTGCTAGTAGATGCTCCTTGTAGTGGATTAGGTGTTATTCGCAGGAAACCTGAAATTAAATATAAAAAAACAGTACAAGACTTAGAAAATCTTGCGCAAATTCAAAAAGATTTACTCACAGTAGCGAGTCAATTAGTAAAAAAAGACGGGTTATTAGTGTATAGCACATGTACTATTGAACAGACAGAAAACCAAGGAATTATTGAATGGTTCTTGAAGCAAAAGTCAGATTTCGAATTGGTTCCACTACAAATAATCGATCAAGAAGACGCTCGTGAGTACGTACAGATTTTACCGCATCAATACGAAAGCGATGGTTTTTTTGTGGCGGCTTTACGCAGAAAAAACTAA
- a CDS encoding Stp1/IreP family PP2C-type Ser/Thr phosphatase gives MEFEIRSDTGRKRTVNEDEAAVFVHEEHDAVLAIVADGMGGHKGGDFASATAVRMIGERFMSASVEIESDQDWSDLLYDAVVDVNLFLFTTAQQDDSFKGMGTTLDIALILSNDCLVFHVGDSRIYQVTGKAIRQITKDHSFVNVLVDSGEITEQEAEVHPQRNWIMKAVGSEKSIVPDLCKVPLPPDSYLLLCTDGLSNKIEKEVMLDIVLRDEPLASKADTFIELANERGGEDNITVILLEVPEVEVIST, from the coding sequence ATGGAATTTGAAATCCGCTCAGATACGGGACGGAAACGAACAGTAAATGAAGATGAAGCGGCCGTGTTTGTACATGAAGAACATGATGCAGTTCTCGCTATTGTCGCAGATGGAATGGGTGGGCATAAAGGTGGGGACTTCGCCAGTGCTACCGCCGTTCGTATGATAGGCGAACGATTTATGTCGGCATCCGTAGAAATAGAATCGGATCAAGATTGGTCTGATCTGTTGTATGATGCGGTTGTCGATGTTAATTTGTTTTTGTTCACAACAGCTCAGCAGGACGATTCGTTTAAAGGAATGGGAACGACGCTCGACATAGCACTGATTCTGTCAAACGATTGTTTAGTTTTTCATGTAGGTGACAGCCGTATTTACCAAGTGACCGGTAAAGCAATACGACAAATAACGAAAGATCATTCATTCGTCAATGTACTAGTAGATAGCGGGGAGATTACGGAGCAAGAAGCAGAAGTACATCCCCAAAGAAACTGGATTATGAAAGCGGTAGGTTCTGAAAAGTCCATCGTTCCTGACCTTTGTAAAGTTCCATTGCCTCCTGATTCATATTTGCTGCTATGTACCGATGGATTAAGCAATAAAATTGAAAAGGAAGTCATGTTGGACATTGTTTTGCGTGACGAACCTTTAGCGAGTAAGGCAGATACATTTATCGAGTTAGCAAACGAGCGCGGCGGCGAAGATAATATTACGGTTATTTTACTTGAAGTGCCTGAAGTTGAGGTGATTTCCACATGA
- the pknB gene encoding Stk1 family PASTA domain-containing Ser/Thr kinase, with amino-acid sequence MIGKRIGKRYEIIRVIGDGGMSRVYLAHDMILDRDVAIKVLHYDFANEEELKKRFRREALSATSLTHPHIVNIFDVGQEDEHHYLVMEYIAGKTLKEYIHTHGALTPEHAVSIMQQLVSAISHAHHNGIIHRDIKPQNVLMNSEDEVKITDFGIAMALDSTVHTKTNSVIGTVHYLSPEQARGGMATKRSDIYSLGIVFYELLTGQLPFSAETAVAIALKHLQEETPSVRKKFPEIPQSVENVILKATAKDANYRYTTTDEMYEDLLTVFSPERANEDKFALPFDDDRTVAIPAVKDVPVVEDIEDTVNIAPAAVEVTSPPKKKKKWPFVLAGSVVLLAMIAIVLFIMLKPKEIIVPTVVGVEELAAIEILEKEGFVIDERIEETSDDYLAGQVTRTVPDAGKKRKEGDGVKLFISTGKDKMKLNDYTGRNFEATERFLKGYGFKPIEAVEVYADEPKGTIIDQQPEADTMVIPEETDLIFTVSKGKELQSLEDLRGMTKKQLEDYADSTGFTIHIVGEEESDTVEKGRVISQKPAKGTKMDKGGRVDVVVSKGEATKPVKLLVKMLTIPYEVVEEQTPDDEFEPDPEVGNEAESETETATELERVPQKIQIYIQDRNHTMNDAYEEFEITEDTTRKITIELEDGERGGYKILRDQKVIEEDQFNYKDLD; translated from the coding sequence ATGATTGGCAAAAGAATAGGCAAACGTTATGAAATTATTCGTGTGATTGGTGACGGTGGGATGTCTAGAGTGTATTTAGCGCATGACATGATACTAGATCGTGACGTTGCAATTAAAGTACTCCACTATGATTTTGCCAATGAAGAAGAACTGAAAAAGCGATTTCGGCGTGAAGCGCTTTCTGCGACCAGCTTAACCCATCCGCATATTGTGAATATTTTTGATGTCGGACAAGAAGATGAGCATCATTATTTAGTGATGGAATACATAGCCGGTAAGACATTGAAAGAATATATTCATACACATGGCGCGCTAACTCCGGAACATGCGGTTTCCATCATGCAGCAATTAGTATCTGCTATATCTCATGCTCATCATAACGGCATTATTCATCGAGATATTAAGCCACAGAATGTGTTGATGAATAGTGAAGATGAAGTGAAGATTACAGATTTCGGTATAGCTATGGCACTTGATTCTACAGTGCATACGAAAACGAATTCAGTTATCGGTACTGTTCATTATTTATCACCTGAGCAAGCACGCGGTGGAATGGCGACTAAACGCTCGGATATATATTCGCTTGGAATTGTGTTTTATGAATTGCTTACTGGTCAATTACCGTTTTCTGCTGAAACTGCCGTCGCGATTGCTTTAAAACATTTGCAGGAAGAAACACCGTCCGTTCGTAAGAAGTTTCCCGAAATTCCTCAAAGTGTTGAAAACGTCATTTTGAAAGCTACAGCAAAAGATGCAAATTATCGCTATACAACGACAGATGAAATGTACGAAGATTTGTTAACTGTATTTTCACCCGAACGAGCAAATGAGGATAAATTCGCTTTACCATTTGATGATGATCGAACAGTTGCGATTCCGGCTGTTAAAGATGTGCCAGTAGTCGAAGATATAGAAGACACAGTGAATATAGCACCTGCCGCAGTAGAGGTGACTTCTCCGCCAAAGAAAAAGAAGAAATGGCCATTCGTTTTAGCTGGCAGCGTAGTGTTGTTGGCTATGATAGCAATTGTATTGTTCATAATGTTGAAACCAAAAGAAATTATTGTTCCTACTGTAGTTGGTGTTGAAGAATTGGCAGCAATCGAAATTCTTGAAAAAGAAGGATTCGTGATTGATGAAAGAATAGAAGAAACGTCAGATGATTATCTTGCCGGACAAGTGACAAGAACGGTTCCGGATGCGGGTAAGAAGCGCAAAGAAGGGGACGGCGTTAAGTTATTTATTAGTACGGGAAAAGATAAAATGAAGTTAAATGACTATACTGGCCGCAATTTCGAGGCGACAGAGCGTTTTTTAAAAGGGTATGGATTCAAACCGATTGAAGCTGTAGAAGTATATGCAGATGAACCAAAAGGCACGATTATTGATCAACAACCAGAAGCAGATACTATGGTCATTCCTGAAGAAACTGATTTGATTTTCACAGTGAGTAAAGGAAAAGAATTGCAGTCATTGGAAGATTTACGCGGTATGACAAAAAAGCAATTGGAAGACTATGCTGATAGTACAGGTTTTACGATCCATATTGTAGGCGAGGAAGAGTCGGATACAGTGGAAAAAGGACGTGTCATTTCCCAAAAGCCTGCTAAAGGGACGAAGATGGATAAAGGTGGTCGGGTGGATGTAGTGGTCTCTAAAGGTGAAGCGACAAAACCTGTGAAACTTCTAGTGAAGATGTTGACGATTCCCTATGAAGTAGTAGAGGAACAAACACCAGACGATGAGTTTGAACCCGATCCGGAAGTTGGTAATGAAGCTGAATCAGAGACAGAAACAGCCACTGAACTAGAACGCGTGCCACAAAAAATACAAATTTATATCCAAGATCGAAACCATACGATGAATGACGCGTATGAAGAGTTTGAAATTACAGAAGATACTACACGTAAAATCACTATCGAGCTTGAAGATGGCGAACGTGGCGGATATAAGATTTTACGTGATCAGAAAGTTATTGAAGAAGATCAGTTCAACTATAAAGATTTAGATTAA